In Leclercia sp. LSNIH1, the genomic stretch CCGCACCAGGGATATGTCGATTTTTAAATCGCTTATCAGCGACAATAAGCTTGATGCCATCATGCCCGCGCACGTGATCTATGCCGACGTCGATCCGCGTCCGGCCAGCGGCTCGCCGCACTGGCTAAAAACCGTCCTGCGCCAGGAACTCGGTTTTAATGGCGTGATTTTTTCCGACGATCTGTCGATGGAAGGGGCGGCGATCATGGGGAGCTACGCTGAACGCGGTCAGGCATCGCTGGATGCAGGTTGCGATATGATCCTGGTCTGCAATAATCGTAAAGGCGCAGTAAGCGTGTTAGATAACCTGTCGCCGATCAAGGCTGAACGTGTTACACAATTGTATCATAAAGGTTCTTTTAGCCGTCAGGAACTGCGGGATTCAGCACGCTGGAAAGCCGTCAATGCTCAACTTGAAGCGCTTCATGAGCGCTGGGAAGCGCATAAAGCGGGGCAATGATCCCTCCTGACAAGCGTAGTGTGACGAGGATACGATGATCATCTATTTGCACGGTTTTGATTCGAACAGTCCCGGGAATCACGAGAAGGTCCTGCAACTGCAGTTTATCGATCCGGATGTGCGGCTGATTAGCTACAGTACGCGCCATCCGAAACATGATATGCAGCATCTGCTGAAAGAAGTGGACAAGATGCTGCAGCTGAACGTTGACGAGCGCCCGTTGATCTGTGGTGTCGGTCTGGGAGGCTACTGGGCGGAGCGCATAGGGTTCTTGTGTGATATCCGCCAGGTGGTGTTCAACCCTAACCTGTTCCCGAACGAGAACATGGAAGGCAAGATCGACCGGCCGGAAGAGTACGTTGATATCGCCACCAAGTGCGTGAGCAACTTTCGCGAGAAGAACCGCGATCGCTGTCTGGTGATCCTCTCCCGCAACGATGAGGCGCTGAACAGCCCGCGAGCCGCGGAGCTGCTGCACCACTACTACGAAATTGTCTGGGATGAAGAGCAGACCCACAAGTTCAAAAATATCGCCCCTCATCTGCAGCGGATCAAAGCGTTCAAGACTTTAGGATAAGGCTCATTTTTTCAACTAAGCCCGGCCACGCAGGTGAGCCGGGCTTTCTTTTTGCTAAGCTTGGGTGAATTTTAAGCGGCAAAACTTGATGCATATCAATTTTGGTATGACCAATGCACCGAACATGTTATTCTCATGTCCATTGAACGGTTTCAGCGATGTAACCTGTTGTTAATTAAAGGTTATTTTCATAACTTTTAGTTAACAATTGGTTAATAATTTAGGGGGTCACGTTGACTACGCCATTGAAAAAGATAGTGATTGTGGGTGGTGGTGCTGGCGGTCTGGAACTGGCTACGCAGCTGGGTAAGAAGCTCGGACGCGGTAAAAAAGCCAAAGTTACGCTTGTCGATCGCAACCACAGCCACCTGTGGAAACCGCTGCTGCATGAAGTGGCGACCGGTTCTCTGGATGAGGGCGTTGACGCCCTGAGCTATCTGGCGCATGCACGCAACCACGGTTTCCAGTTCCAGCTGGGCTCGGTGATGGATATCAACCGTGAAAGCAAAACCATTACCCTGGCAGAGCTGCGCGATGAGAAGGGCGAGCTGCTGGTGCCGGAGCGCAAGCTGGCGTATGACACGCTGGTGATGGCGCTGGGCAGTACCTCCAACGACTTTAACACGCCGGGCGTGAAAGAGAACTGCATCTTCCTCGACAACCCGCACCAGGCGCGTCGTTTCCATCAGGAGATGCTGAACCTGTTCCTGAAATATTCCAATAACCTCGGCGCAAGCGGCAAGGTGAATATCGCTATCGTCGGCGGTGGCGCGACGGGCGTTGAGCTCTCTGCGGAGCTGCACAACGCGGTGAAACAGCTGCACAGCTATGGCTACAAAGGCTTAACCAACGACGCGCTGAACGTGACGCTGGTGGAAGCGGGCGAACGTATTCTGCCTGCGCTGCCGCCGCGTATCTCCGGCGCGGCGCACAACGAGCTGACCAAACTGGGCGTGCGTGTTCTGACTCAGACGATGGTCACCAGTGCCGATGAACAGGGTCTGAACACCAAAGATGGCGAACATATCAAAGCCGATCTGATGGTCTGGGCGGCAGGCATTAAAGCCCCTGATTTCATGAAAGAGATCGGTGGACTGGAGACCAACCGCATTAACCAGCTGGTGGTTGAGCCGACGCTGCAAACCACCCGCGACCCGGATATCTTTGCCATTGGCGACTGCGCCTCCTGTGCCCGTCCGGAAGGTGGGTTCGTGCCACCGCGCGCCCAGGCCGCACACCAGATGGCCAGCCTGGCGCTGCACAATATTCTGGCGCAGGCGAAGGGCAAGCCTCTGAAGAACTATGTCTATAAAGATCATGGTTCACTGGTGTCGCTCTCGAACTTCTCCACCGTCGGTAGCCTGATGGGTAACCTGATGCGCGGTTCGATGATGGTAGAAGGACGTATTGCCCGCTTCGTCTACATTTCGCTGTACCGTATGCACCAGATTGCGTTGCACGGCTATTTCAAAACCGGGCTGATGATG encodes the following:
- the ycfP gene encoding alpha/beta hydrolase YcfP; protein product: MIIYLHGFDSNSPGNHEKVLQLQFIDPDVRLISYSTRHPKHDMQHLLKEVDKMLQLNVDERPLICGVGLGGYWAERIGFLCDIRQVVFNPNLFPNENMEGKIDRPEEYVDIATKCVSNFREKNRDRCLVILSRNDEALNSPRAAELLHHYYEIVWDEEQTHKFKNIAPHLQRIKAFKTLG
- a CDS encoding NAD(P)/FAD-dependent oxidoreductase, with the protein product MTTPLKKIVIVGGGAGGLELATQLGKKLGRGKKAKVTLVDRNHSHLWKPLLHEVATGSLDEGVDALSYLAHARNHGFQFQLGSVMDINRESKTITLAELRDEKGELLVPERKLAYDTLVMALGSTSNDFNTPGVKENCIFLDNPHQARRFHQEMLNLFLKYSNNLGASGKVNIAIVGGGATGVELSAELHNAVKQLHSYGYKGLTNDALNVTLVEAGERILPALPPRISGAAHNELTKLGVRVLTQTMVTSADEQGLNTKDGEHIKADLMVWAAGIKAPDFMKEIGGLETNRINQLVVEPTLQTTRDPDIFAIGDCASCARPEGGFVPPRAQAAHQMASLALHNILAQAKGKPLKNYVYKDHGSLVSLSNFSTVGSLMGNLMRGSMMVEGRIARFVYISLYRMHQIALHGYFKTGLMMLVGSINRVIRPRLKLH